The following coding sequences lie in one Brevibacterium marinum genomic window:
- a CDS encoding alcohol dehydrogenase family protein, giving the protein MPQNSPTSPPQQSAEQRTAIPTTMSAVLLTGHGGLEALEYRTDVVVPTPGDDEVLIEVSAAGVNNTDINTRIGWYSKSVNDETEAGASAGFDDVDDSDAGWAGKPLAFPRIQGADVCGRIRAVGSNVGSDRIGERVLVRNMLRSYVDYRPFECWTFGSECDGGFAQFTVAPAQETYAVDSELSDVELAAIPCAYSTAENMLSRADVKAGEKVLVVGASGGVGLAAVQLAARRGATVLGVSSPSKAVDVRGHGANEVIDRHTRLVESISSGSLDAIIDVVGGPDVGESLTLLRRGGTYAVAGAIGGPITEIDLRTVYLKDLSLLGCTFQEDSVFAGLVAYIERNEIRPLISKTYPLSDIRTAQEDFTSKKLPGKLVLLPPAVRSEGTNA; this is encoded by the coding sequence ATGCCTCAGAACAGTCCCACTTCGCCTCCACAGCAGTCCGCAGAGCAGCGCACGGCGATACCGACGACCATGTCCGCTGTCCTCCTGACCGGGCACGGTGGACTCGAAGCTCTGGAGTATCGCACCGACGTCGTCGTCCCCACTCCCGGGGACGACGAGGTGCTCATCGAAGTCAGTGCTGCCGGCGTCAACAACACGGACATCAACACTCGCATCGGCTGGTATTCGAAGTCGGTCAACGACGAGACCGAGGCCGGAGCCTCCGCAGGGTTCGACGACGTCGACGATTCCGATGCGGGGTGGGCGGGCAAGCCGCTCGCCTTCCCTCGAATCCAGGGAGCAGATGTCTGCGGCCGCATCCGCGCGGTCGGCAGCAATGTCGGCAGCGACCGCATCGGCGAACGCGTCCTGGTGAGGAACATGCTGCGGTCCTATGTCGACTACCGTCCGTTCGAATGCTGGACGTTCGGCAGCGAATGCGACGGCGGATTCGCCCAGTTCACAGTTGCCCCGGCCCAGGAGACGTACGCAGTGGATTCCGAGCTGTCCGATGTTGAGCTCGCAGCGATACCGTGTGCGTATTCGACGGCGGAGAATATGCTCAGCCGAGCCGACGTCAAAGCAGGCGAGAAGGTTCTGGTCGTGGGAGCATCGGGTGGAGTCGGGCTGGCCGCCGTCCAGCTCGCAGCGCGGCGGGGAGCCACGGTTCTGGGCGTGAGTTCACCGTCGAAGGCCGTGGATGTGCGCGGCCACGGCGCTAACGAGGTCATCGATCGCCACACACGCCTCGTCGAGTCGATCTCTTCCGGGTCCCTCGACGCCATCATCGATGTCGTGGGTGGCCCTGACGTGGGCGAGAGTCTCACGCTGCTGCGGCGGGGAGGCACCTATGCCGTGGCGGGCGCCATCGGAGGGCCGATCACGGAGATCGATCTGAGAACCGTGTATCTCAAGGATCTGAGTCTTCTGGGCTGCACGTTCCAAGAGGACTCGGTCTTCGCCGGTCTCGTCGCCTATATCGAACGCAACGAGATCCGCCCCCTCATCTCGAAGACCTACCCCCTGTCTGACATCCGCACCGCGCAGGAGGACTTCACCTCAAAGAAGCTGCCTGGCAAACTCGTCCTTCTCCCGCCGGCGGTGCGTTCGGAAGGCACGAACGCATGA
- a CDS encoding mandelate racemase/muconate lactonizing enzyme family protein → MKITSIDLFEVPLPYSGGTYLLSGGREYTEFGASIVRITTDKGVQGWGESTPFGSTYVAAHALGTAAGIAELAPVLLGRDPRQVDRIADLMDANLTGHNHAKAPLDVACWDLFGKSVNLPVCELLGGSTGSPMPIMSSIHIGPPEEMRSRVGAHRELGYRGHSIKIGSTDGRIDPGLDAERIRACLADRRPGEFFLVDANTGLSSEEALRMFNLLPPGLDFVLESPCASWGETESLRRRSPYPIILDELAVDAADLVRAVAHDVADGISLKVTPAGGLTPGRRQRDIAVAAGMTLSVQDTVGSDIAYAAITHLGATVPSKLLRCILKASDMVTLTTADFRPLQLSEGVLPPDRPGLGVDVDETVLGTPTASWSI, encoded by the coding sequence ATGAAGATCACATCCATCGACCTGTTCGAGGTCCCTCTCCCCTACTCAGGCGGAACCTACCTGTTGTCGGGAGGCAGAGAATACACTGAGTTCGGTGCGAGCATCGTCCGGATCACGACGGACAAGGGAGTGCAGGGATGGGGCGAATCGACTCCGTTCGGATCCACTTATGTCGCCGCTCACGCACTTGGCACTGCGGCCGGGATCGCGGAACTCGCGCCTGTCCTGCTCGGAAGAGATCCCCGCCAAGTTGATCGAATCGCCGATCTCATGGATGCGAACCTGACCGGGCACAATCACGCGAAAGCGCCGCTCGACGTCGCATGCTGGGATCTGTTCGGCAAGTCGGTGAACTTGCCGGTCTGCGAGCTGTTGGGCGGTTCTACCGGCAGCCCCATGCCGATCATGTCCTCGATACATATCGGACCCCCCGAGGAGATGCGCTCCCGAGTCGGGGCGCATCGAGAGCTCGGTTACCGAGGACATTCAATCAAGATCGGGTCGACTGATGGTCGCATCGACCCAGGACTCGATGCGGAGAGAATCCGCGCCTGCCTAGCAGATCGCAGGCCAGGTGAGTTCTTCCTAGTTGATGCCAATACGGGCCTCAGCAGTGAAGAGGCACTGAGAATGTTCAATCTTCTCCCACCGGGCCTGGACTTCGTCCTCGAGTCTCCCTGCGCGAGCTGGGGCGAGACGGAGTCTCTGCGCAGACGCTCCCCCTATCCGATCATTCTGGATGAACTCGCCGTCGATGCTGCCGATCTCGTGCGCGCCGTCGCCCACGACGTCGCCGACGGAATCAGTCTCAAGGTAACACCGGCAGGAGGACTCACTCCTGGCAGACGGCAGCGTGATATCGCTGTTGCTGCAGGAATGACACTGAGCGTTCAGGACACCGTCGGTTCGGACATCGCCTACGCTGCAATCACACACCTCGGTGCCACTGTTCCCTCGAAGCTGCTGCGTTGCATCCTCAAAGCCTCCGATATGGTCACATTGACGACGGCCGACTTTCGGCCGCTCCAGCTGTCAGAGGGAGTACTCCCGCCTGACAGACCGGGGCTGGGCGTCGATGTCGACGAAACCGTCCTCGGGACGCCCACGGCGAGTTGGAGTATCTGA
- a CDS encoding SDR family NAD(P)-dependent oxidoreductase, whose protein sequence is MKRFENTVAIVTGGRSGIGREIALRLQDEGAEVFTVQRSGDDRFPSISADISDAAGAQSAVDEVVARTGRLDVLVNNAGMMQESTVEDMSVEDWNRNLAVNLTGPFLMIRAALEHLRTTHGTIVNVGSLEGLGSNPGHAAYSASKAGLHGLTRAIAVDHGDEGIRCNAVAPGWIDTELNREFIESLADPQEFSREIGRIHPVGRSGKAEEVAALVAFLAADEASFITGQIYSVDGGRMAQLSLP, encoded by the coding sequence ATGAAGCGCTTCGAGAACACGGTCGCCATCGTGACCGGAGGACGGTCCGGGATCGGCCGGGAGATCGCTCTTCGGCTGCAGGACGAAGGTGCCGAAGTCTTCACGGTGCAGAGGAGCGGCGATGACAGATTCCCCTCGATCTCGGCCGACATCTCCGATGCTGCCGGGGCGCAGTCGGCCGTCGACGAGGTGGTCGCACGTACCGGTCGCCTCGACGTCCTCGTCAACAATGCCGGCATGATGCAGGAGTCGACCGTCGAGGACATGTCGGTCGAGGATTGGAACCGCAATCTGGCGGTCAACCTCACCGGCCCGTTCCTGATGATCCGCGCGGCACTGGAGCATCTTCGGACGACTCATGGCACCATCGTCAACGTCGGATCGCTCGAAGGGCTGGGGTCCAATCCGGGCCACGCCGCCTACTCCGCATCCAAGGCCGGTCTCCACGGCTTGACCCGTGCTATCGCCGTCGATCACGGAGACGAGGGAATCCGCTGCAACGCCGTGGCCCCCGGGTGGATCGACACCGAACTCAATCGCGAGTTCATCGAAAGCCTGGCTGATCCGCAGGAGTTCAGCCGCGAGATCGGTCGCATCCACCCTGTCGGCCGATCCGGGAAGGCCGAAGAGGTCGCCGCCCTGGTCGCCTTCCTCGCAGCGGACGAGGCGAGCTTCATCACCGGCCAGATCTATTCGGTGGACGGAGGAAGGATGGCCCAGCTCAGCCTGCCCTGA
- a CDS encoding oxidoreductase, producing MTRYRWTAADMPAMDGRTVMVTGANGGVGAATAAAFARVGAHVVLAVRDPERGQMAARALGGSNEVRELDLADLSSIRAFAQSWSGPLDILVNNAGVAGLAGTATKDGFDLQFGTNHLGHFALTNHLLPHLTDRVVTVASGAHRSGTIHFDDLALRKRKYGLAASYGQSKLANLLFTLELERRLQEAGSSVRSLAAHPGYAATNLGTKGQPKTLVAAANLAGSIFAQSAQHGALPSLFAAAQDLPGASYIGPDGRGELRGSPTLVGRSAAASDPATARRLWEVSEELTGVGFGLDAD from the coding sequence ATGACGAGATATCGTTGGACCGCAGCCGACATGCCCGCAATGGACGGCCGTACTGTGATGGTCACCGGAGCAAACGGCGGTGTCGGGGCCGCGACCGCGGCCGCCTTCGCCCGAGTAGGAGCGCATGTCGTCCTCGCTGTCCGTGACCCGGAGCGCGGGCAGATGGCTGCTCGTGCCTTGGGAGGCAGCAATGAGGTTCGCGAACTCGATCTCGCCGACCTGAGCTCAATCCGGGCATTCGCGCAGTCGTGGAGCGGTCCGCTCGACATCCTCGTCAACAACGCCGGGGTCGCCGGACTCGCGGGAACTGCGACCAAGGACGGATTCGACCTGCAGTTCGGCACCAATCATCTGGGCCACTTCGCCCTGACCAACCACCTCCTGCCGCACCTCACCGACCGGGTGGTCACGGTCGCGTCCGGTGCGCATAGGTCGGGCACGATCCACTTCGACGATCTGGCCCTGCGCAAGCGCAAGTACGGTCTTGCAGCCTCCTACGGTCAGTCCAAGCTGGCGAATCTGCTGTTCACCCTCGAACTCGAGCGTCGTCTCCAAGAGGCGGGTTCGTCCGTCCGCTCACTCGCCGCGCACCCCGGTTATGCGGCCACGAACCTCGGCACGAAAGGCCAGCCCAAAACACTCGTTGCGGCCGCGAACCTGGCCGGAAGCATTTTCGCTCAGAGCGCCCAACACGGGGCTCTGCCCTCATTGTTCGCAGCGGCTCAGGACCTGCCTGGAGCCAGCTACATCGGCCCCGACGGACGCGGCGAACTCCGCGGCTCCCCGACACTGGTCGGCCGATCCGCCGCCGCCAGCGACCCGGCCACAGCCCGTCGCCTGTGGGAGGTTTCCGAAGAGCTCACGGGCGTCGGCTTCGGGCTTGACGCTGACTAA
- a CDS encoding 2-hydroxycarboxylate transporter family protein, which produces MTSREVEDDSAQAELTQEKKQTIDRTIMGLPVLAFIPLAIIALIAVSFTTEGTGMTAAFAVVISLGGVLMWVGSSIPYFKVIGGGVVLCILVPAIFKYVGVLPGSIEGLVASFYDTSGFGEFVVAALITGSILGMPRSLLIKAGARILIPIIVTIAACLAVLGLVGELTGVGAGYAIFFVAGPVLGGGVAAGAIPISEIIAQNGDQPASAYLTVLVPAVAVANIICIVVAAVLNTVGKKQGHRFRAFNGEGVLAQGVKLPEGTAEKLTSPAAAVKLATTGFFLAGALFTVSNLLSDLAPALHAYVFLIVICALVKVFVPLPEYVEASVDLWYVFVANSMIPAILVAISIIAINLEEVLSLVSDPGYMLMTLLTVVIAAVVAGFVGWLVKLYWIESAISAGLGLADFGSSGDLAVLQASQRLNLLPFLSISSRIGGGIVLVALSALAPYLL; this is translated from the coding sequence ATGACGAGCCGAGAAGTCGAAGACGACTCTGCGCAGGCGGAGCTCACCCAGGAGAAGAAGCAGACGATCGACCGAACGATTATGGGCCTGCCGGTCCTCGCGTTCATTCCGCTGGCGATCATCGCTCTCATCGCCGTGAGCTTCACGACCGAGGGCACGGGAATGACTGCGGCCTTTGCAGTGGTCATCTCCCTCGGCGGAGTGCTGATGTGGGTGGGAAGCTCGATACCCTACTTCAAAGTCATCGGCGGAGGGGTGGTCCTCTGCATCCTGGTCCCCGCGATCTTCAAATACGTCGGCGTCCTGCCCGGGTCGATCGAGGGCTTGGTCGCCAGCTTCTACGACACGTCCGGGTTCGGGGAGTTCGTCGTTGCGGCCCTCATCACCGGCAGTATTCTCGGCATGCCGCGCAGCCTGCTCATCAAAGCAGGTGCGCGAATCCTCATTCCCATCATCGTCACGATCGCGGCGTGCCTTGCTGTGCTCGGACTGGTCGGAGAGCTCACAGGCGTCGGCGCCGGCTATGCGATCTTCTTCGTGGCCGGGCCCGTTCTGGGCGGTGGTGTCGCGGCCGGTGCGATTCCGATCTCAGAGATCATCGCGCAGAACGGTGACCAGCCTGCGTCGGCCTACCTCACGGTTCTCGTCCCCGCAGTGGCCGTAGCCAACATCATCTGCATCGTCGTCGCCGCGGTGCTCAACACCGTGGGAAAGAAGCAGGGGCATCGTTTTCGGGCGTTCAACGGTGAAGGAGTTCTCGCGCAGGGAGTCAAGCTCCCCGAAGGAACCGCTGAGAAACTCACATCACCTGCGGCCGCGGTCAAGCTCGCGACCACCGGGTTCTTCTTGGCAGGTGCTCTCTTCACCGTCTCGAACCTTCTCAGCGACCTGGCTCCGGCGCTGCACGCGTATGTCTTCCTCATCGTCATCTGTGCACTGGTCAAGGTGTTCGTTCCTCTGCCTGAGTACGTCGAGGCTTCGGTCGACCTCTGGTACGTCTTCGTCGCCAACTCCATGATCCCTGCGATTCTCGTGGCCATCAGCATCATCGCCATCAACCTCGAAGAGGTACTCTCCCTGGTCTCCGACCCGGGGTATATGCTGATGACCCTGCTGACAGTGGTGATTGCCGCCGTTGTTGCGGGCTTCGTCGGCTGGCTGGTCAAGCTGTACTGGATCGAATCCGCGATCTCGGCGGGTTTGGGTCTGGCGGATTTCGGCTCCAGCGGAGACCTTGCGGTGCTGCAGGCGTCTCAACGGTTGAATCTGCTGCCGTTCCTGTCGATCTCGTCACGGATCGGCGGAGGAATCGTTCTCGTCGCACTGTCGGCATTGGCCCCCTATCTGCTCTAG
- a CDS encoding CoA transferase: MNVETPRPSGTGPLRGIRVLEMGQLIAGPFCGQLLGDLGAEVIKIEDPENGDPMRQWGQATVKGSSLWWSVLARNKKSVTLNLRTPEGQAAAATLAESADIVVENFRPGSLEKWGLSHEELSKNNPGLIMLRVSGFGQTGPYSAQAGYGAIGEAMGGLRYVVGDPSTPPSRVGVSIGDSLAALFGTVGVLAALQERHNSGLGQVVDSAIYESVLGMMESLVPEWAEDGIQRERSGSTLPKIAPSNVYPTADGQWLIIAANQDTVFRRLAAAMGNPRLADGPEYSTHTARGERQAELDELVAEFSLQFTADDLVELLNENSVPVGKIFRVEDMLSDPQYKARRSVIEVDSTDYGTVTMQNAFPRLSRTDTTVRWAGPELGQDTEAVLTQAGYDRGALTDLRDKGVIR, translated from the coding sequence GTGAACGTAGAGACACCTCGCCCGTCCGGCACGGGCCCATTGCGCGGAATCAGAGTCCTTGAGATGGGCCAGCTCATCGCAGGACCGTTCTGCGGGCAGCTCCTCGGCGATCTTGGCGCAGAGGTCATCAAGATCGAGGATCCCGAGAACGGCGATCCGATGCGCCAATGGGGACAGGCAACGGTCAAGGGGTCTTCCCTGTGGTGGTCAGTTCTGGCACGGAACAAGAAGTCGGTGACCCTCAACCTGCGCACGCCCGAAGGACAGGCTGCCGCAGCGACACTTGCGGAATCGGCTGACATCGTCGTTGAGAACTTCCGTCCCGGATCACTCGAGAAGTGGGGCCTCAGTCATGAAGAGCTCAGCAAGAACAATCCAGGACTCATCATGTTGCGCGTCTCCGGGTTCGGTCAGACCGGCCCCTACTCGGCACAGGCCGGCTATGGGGCGATCGGAGAGGCCATGGGGGGCCTCCGGTACGTCGTCGGCGATCCATCGACTCCCCCATCACGGGTCGGCGTTTCGATCGGAGATTCCTTAGCGGCCCTGTTCGGCACCGTGGGCGTGCTCGCCGCTCTCCAGGAAAGGCACAACAGCGGACTCGGCCAGGTTGTGGATTCGGCTATCTACGAATCAGTGCTGGGAATGATGGAGTCCCTGGTGCCCGAATGGGCAGAAGACGGCATTCAGCGCGAACGCAGCGGGTCGACGCTTCCCAAGATCGCGCCCAGCAACGTCTATCCCACCGCTGACGGGCAGTGGCTCATCATCGCAGCCAATCAGGACACGGTCTTCCGGCGCCTGGCTGCAGCCATGGGAAATCCCCGTCTCGCTGACGGCCCCGAGTACTCCACTCACACGGCTCGGGGCGAGCGCCAAGCTGAACTCGACGAACTGGTTGCCGAGTTCTCACTGCAATTCACCGCCGATGACCTGGTCGAACTGCTCAACGAGAATTCCGTTCCAGTCGGTAAGATCTTCCGCGTCGAGGATATGCTCAGCGACCCTCAGTACAAGGCCCGGAGATCGGTCATCGAAGTCGACAGCACCGACTATGGAACAGTGACGATGCAGAATGCCTTCCCACGACTGAGCCGGACGGACACAACGGTGAGATGGGCTGGGCCAGAACTCGGTCAGGACACCGAGGCTGTGCTCACCCAGGCTGGTTACGATCGGGGCGCCCTCACAGATCTCAGAGACAAGGGAGTGATCCGCTGA